From Plectropomus leopardus isolate mb chromosome 17, YSFRI_Pleo_2.0, whole genome shotgun sequence, a single genomic window includes:
- the hsd3b7 gene encoding 3 beta-hydroxysteroid dehydrogenase type 7, giving the protein MSEHQRGLVYLLTGGCGFLGRHVLRVLLEKEEDLAEVRVFDKHVDSSLNGLSTERTKVVVIQGDIADYSSVLEASRGSDVVIHSASLVDVWHKVPESLILSVNVTGTENVINACVECGIQCLVYTSSMEVIGPNVNGDPFLRGNEDTPYQVKHTMAYPKSKAKAEKIVLEANGTQVNGGKSLYTCSLRPTGIYGEGHELIKDFYKQGVQRGGLIIGGVPEDAEHGRVYAGNVAWMHLLAARALRERPHTVGGEAFFCYDDSPYKNYEDFNMQFLSTFNFQRIRVPSLVLWFLAMLNDMLRWILSPWHNYTPLLNSYTLAVASTSFTVSTDKAQRHFQYRPLYDWEQCRARTQKWVDTFPLDNNPKDS; this is encoded by the exons ATGTCTGAACACCAGCGGGGACTCGTCTACCTGCTCACCGGAGGCTGCGGCTTCCTCGGCCGGCACGTGCTGCGGGTCCtgctggagaaggaggaggaccTGGCGGAGGTCCGGGTCTTTGACAAACACGTAGATTCAAGTTTAAATGGACTTAGCACAG AGCGGACAAAGGTGGTGGTGATTCAGGGGGACATCGCAGACTACAGCAGTGTGTTGGAGGCCTCCCGAGGGTCCGATGTTGTCATCCACTCGGCCAGCTTGGTGGATGTTTGGCACAAAGTCCCAGAGAGCCTTATCCTCTCTGTCAACGTCACAG GGACGGAGAATGTGATCAATGCCTGTGTGGAGTGTGGCATCCAGTGCCTGGTCTACACCAGCAGCATGGAAGTGATCGGTCCCAACGTCAACGGAGATCCCTTTTTAAG GGGCAACGAAGACACCCCTTACCAAGTGAAACACACTATGGCCTATCCTAAGAGCAAGGCGAAGGCAGAGAAAATTGTGCTTGAAGCTAATGGCACCCAG GTAAATGGTGGAAAGAGTTTATACACATGCTCTCTGAGGCCGACGGGGATCTACGGCGAAGGACATGAGCTTATTAAGGATTTCTACAAGCAGGGTGTGCAGAGAGGAGGCCTGATCATCGGGGGTGTCCCAGAAGATGCTGAACATGGACGGGTCTATGcag GCAATGTGGCCTGGATGCACCTACTTGCAGCCCGAGCCCTGAGAGAGCGCCCACACACAGTGGGAGGTGAAGCTTTCTTCTGCTATGACGACTCACCCTACAAGAATTATGAGGATTTCAACATGCAGTTCCTCTCCACATTTAACTTCCAAAGGATCCGTGTGCCCTCACTAGTGCTCTGGTTCCTGGCCATGCTTAATGACATGCTCCGCTGGATATTGAGTCCCTGGCACAACTACACGCCATTGCTCAACAGTTACACTTTGGCCGTGGCTAGTACCTCCTTCACTGTCAGCACAGATAAAGCACAGCGCCACTTCCAGTACCGCCCTCTGTACGACTGGGAACAGTGTCGAGCCCGCACACAGAAATGGGTTGATACATTCCCTCTGGATAATAACCCCAAAGACTCCTAA